In one Gemmatimonadota bacterium genomic region, the following are encoded:
- the dnaE gene encoding DNA polymerase III subunit alpha, with translation MSFVHLHCHSEYSLLDGANRIDDLITRAIEFEQPALAITDHGNLHAAWEFQEKAKKQGLKAILGMEAYVAPGDRRQRGRATPTERSYYHLVLLARDLTGYRNLVKLSSLAYTEGFYGKPRVDRELLERYNEGIIVSSACMAGEVAVHLLGDRAEEARKTAEWYADVFKDRYYLEVQAHDAGEQRKLNSQVFKLASSLSLPVVATNDSHFLREEDHDSHDVLLCIGLKKDRLDENRMKYDRGLYFKSAPEIRAHFNDRPDVLENTLKIADEAGFSFEKKYYVPSFPLPKGVKTENALLVKLATDGAKVRYGSPLPAHVVERLEFELGVITKTGYAGYFLIVADFIQAARDKGIPVGPGRGSAAGSIVAYATRITDVCPLKFDLLFERFLNPERVSMPDIDVDFCEERRGEVIEYVRDKYGRDCVGQIITFGTLKSRAAIKDVGRVLGFSPSETDAIAKLIPNAPNFSLTVKEAIEKVPDVRKLYETDERHQQLLDFAIALEGLSRHAGVHAAGIVIAPGPLDEYVPICTADSKGSGSGGDERVVVTQYDMNALEKAGMLKMDFLGLTTLTIIHDTLVAIKARGRDVPNLDTLPLDDDATFRMLRAGRTAGVFQFESPLATDMVRSMRADSFDDLVACNALMRPGPLDAGMHKTYIRRKKGEEPVSYQLPELEEILKPTYGVITYQEQVMRIAQRLAGISLAEADVLRKAVGKKDAELIKKELGKFETKAVEKGFDKKIISEIAAQIETFGRYGFNKSHSVAYSVLSYHTAYLKAHFPAEFMAALLSACIGDTDSVVKYISEARDLGIDILPPDVNESNYKFTVLEDKRIRFGLGAVRNVGRSAIDSIITARTASPFTTLYDCAEKVDLRVCNKRVFEALLYAGALDGLGGHRAQYAAALDGAMQHASLSQAEHATGQGSLFGENAGPENAPPLRPVLPNLQPLSEHERLTKEKEILGFYISGHPLEPFRAECELLATHTVAKLGEWTDQAITIAVVVTTVRRQFSKKSGNEFARLTVEDFSGSGEVLVFPEAWAAIGDRVQADVPVLIKGGYSKRDQGVDNPTFIVDGITRLAELRTQGQLSVSLELGPDSGWTPSVMQDVRAVADAHPGSAPLEVQWSGADGSQARWRSASVKLSPASATLLELRALLGPERVRLVRGS, from the coding sequence ATGTCCTTCGTCCATCTCCATTGCCACTCCGAGTATTCCCTACTCGACGGCGCGAACCGCATCGATGACCTGATCACCAGGGCCATCGAGTTCGAGCAGCCGGCGCTCGCGATTACCGATCACGGTAACCTGCACGCGGCCTGGGAGTTCCAAGAGAAGGCCAAAAAGCAGGGGCTCAAAGCCATCCTGGGCATGGAGGCCTATGTCGCCCCGGGTGATCGCCGCCAACGCGGCCGAGCCACCCCCACGGAACGTTCATATTATCACCTCGTTCTGCTCGCCCGCGACCTCACGGGCTACCGGAACCTCGTCAAGCTTTCCTCCCTCGCCTACACCGAGGGCTTTTATGGCAAGCCTCGGGTCGACCGCGAGTTGCTCGAGCGCTACAACGAAGGGATCATCGTCTCCAGCGCCTGCATGGCTGGCGAAGTCGCCGTCCACCTCCTCGGCGACCGGGCGGAAGAAGCGCGCAAGACCGCCGAGTGGTACGCCGACGTCTTCAAGGACCGGTACTACCTCGAGGTACAGGCCCACGACGCCGGCGAACAGCGCAAGCTGAACAGTCAAGTGTTCAAGCTCGCGTCGTCGCTCAGCCTCCCCGTGGTGGCCACCAACGACTCGCACTTTCTGCGCGAAGAAGACCACGACTCGCACGACGTGCTGCTCTGCATTGGGCTCAAGAAAGACCGGCTCGACGAAAACCGCATGAAGTACGACCGCGGGCTCTACTTCAAGTCCGCGCCGGAAATTCGCGCGCATTTCAACGACCGCCCTGACGTTCTCGAAAACACACTCAAGATTGCCGACGAAGCCGGCTTCTCGTTCGAAAAAAAGTACTACGTCCCGTCCTTCCCCCTTCCCAAGGGCGTCAAAACCGAGAACGCCCTGCTCGTGAAGCTCGCCACCGACGGCGCGAAGGTGCGCTACGGCTCGCCACTGCCCGCGCACGTCGTGGAACGGCTCGAGTTCGAACTGGGCGTCATCACCAAGACGGGCTACGCGGGCTACTTCCTGATTGTCGCCGACTTTATTCAGGCCGCGCGCGACAAGGGAATCCCCGTCGGACCGGGGCGCGGTTCTGCCGCTGGCTCTATCGTCGCATACGCCACGCGCATCACCGACGTCTGCCCGCTCAAGTTCGACCTGCTCTTCGAACGCTTCCTGAATCCCGAACGCGTGTCGATGCCCGACATCGACGTGGATTTCTGCGAAGAGCGTCGCGGCGAAGTCATCGAGTATGTGCGCGACAAGTACGGCCGCGACTGCGTGGGGCAGATCATCACGTTCGGTACGCTCAAGTCCCGCGCCGCCATCAAGGACGTGGGCCGCGTGCTCGGCTTCTCGCCCTCCGAAACCGACGCGATTGCCAAGCTCATTCCCAACGCCCCGAACTTCTCGCTGACGGTCAAGGAAGCGATCGAGAAAGTGCCGGACGTCCGCAAGCTGTACGAAACGGACGAACGGCATCAGCAACTCCTCGACTTCGCCATCGCGCTCGAAGGGCTCTCCCGCCACGCGGGCGTGCACGCCGCAGGCATTGTCATCGCGCCAGGTCCGCTCGACGAGTACGTCCCCATTTGCACGGCGGACTCGAAAGGATCGGGCTCCGGCGGCGATGAGCGCGTCGTCGTCACGCAGTACGACATGAACGCGCTCGAGAAGGCCGGGATGCTCAAGATGGACTTCCTCGGCCTCACCACGCTCACGATCATCCACGACACCCTCGTGGCCATCAAAGCGCGCGGCCGCGACGTCCCCAATCTCGACACCCTCCCGCTCGACGACGACGCCACCTTCCGCATGCTGCGCGCGGGTCGCACCGCCGGCGTGTTCCAGTTTGAATCCCCGCTCGCCACCGACATGGTGCGCTCCATGCGCGCCGACTCGTTTGACGATCTCGTGGCCTGCAACGCGCTCATGCGCCCAGGCCCGCTCGACGCGGGGATGCACAAGACGTACATCCGCCGCAAGAAGGGTGAAGAGCCGGTCTCGTATCAGCTCCCCGAGCTCGAGGAAATCCTCAAGCCCACCTACGGCGTCATCACCTATCAAGAACAGGTGATGCGTATTGCACAGCGGCTGGCGGGCATTTCGCTCGCCGAAGCCGACGTGCTCCGTAAAGCCGTCGGCAAAAAAGACGCCGAGCTCATCAAGAAGGAACTGGGCAAGTTCGAAACAAAGGCGGTCGAGAAAGGCTTCGACAAAAAAATTATTTCCGAAATCGCCGCGCAAATCGAAACGTTCGGCCGTTACGGTTTCAATAAGTCGCACTCGGTGGCGTACTCGGTGCTCTCGTACCACACCGCGTACCTCAAGGCGCACTTCCCGGCCGAGTTCATGGCCGCACTGCTCTCGGCGTGCATCGGCGACACCGACTCGGTGGTGAAGTACATCAGCGAAGCCCGCGACCTCGGCATCGACATACTTCCGCCCGACGTCAACGAGAGCAACTACAAGTTCACCGTCCTCGAAGACAAGCGTATTCGCTTCGGCCTTGGCGCGGTGCGCAACGTGGGCCGCTCCGCCATCGATTCCATCATCACCGCTCGCACCGCCTCGCCCTTCACCACGCTCTACGATTGCGCCGAGAAGGTGGACCTGCGCGTCTGCAACAAACGCGTCTTCGAAGCGCTCCTGTACGCCGGTGCACTCGACGGACTCGGCGGACACCGCGCCCAGTATGCCGCGGCACTCGACGGAGCCATGCAGCACGCCTCGCTCTCGCAGGCGGAACACGCCACTGGGCAGGGCTCGCTCTTTGGCGAAAACGCCGGCCCAGAAAACGCGCCGCCGCTTCGTCCCGTGCTCCCCAACTTGCAGCCGCTCAGCGAGCACGAACGGCTCACCAAAGAAAAAGAAATCCTCGGCTTCTACATCTCGGGCCATCCGCTGGAGCCGTTCCGCGCCGAGTGCGAACTACTGGCCACACACACCGTGGCCAAACTCGGCGAGTGGACCGATCAGGCGATCACCATCGCTGTTGTGGTGACCACCGTGCGCCGCCAGTTCTCAAAGAAGAGCGGCAACGAGTTCGCGCGCCTCACGGTCGAAGACTTTTCGGGCTCCGGCGAAGTGCTGGTCTTTCCCGAAGCGTGGGCCGCCATCGGCGACCGCGTGCAGGCCGACGTTCCCGTCCTCATCAAGGGCGGCTATTCCAAGCGCGATCAAGGCGTGGACAACCCCACGTTCATCGTCGACGGCATTACGCGTCTGGCCGAACTGCGGACGCAGGGTCAACTCTCCGTGAGCCTGGAGCTCGGCCCCGACTCGGGCTGGACGCCGAGTGTTATGCAGGATGTTCGCGCCGTCGCCGACGCACACCCCGGCTCCGCGCCACTCGAAGTGCAATGGTCTGGCGCCGACGGCTCTCAAGCCCGCTGGCGTTCTGCCTCCGTCAAACTCTCCCCCGCCTCCGCCACCCTCTTGGAGCTGCGCGCGCTCCTCGGGCCGGAACGCGTTCGCCTCGTCCGAGGAAGCTGA